A genomic window from Osmia bicornis bicornis chromosome 6, iOsmBic2.1, whole genome shotgun sequence includes:
- the LOC114874607 gene encoding programmed cell death protein 5, whose product MSDPELEAIRQQRLAQLQSQYKPGNAENKQAMEEKMQQMQEMRNSILTQVLDQSARARLNTLSLGKPEKGKMVEDMLLSMAQRGQLPGKLGEKELINLLESINQQTQQRTVVKFDRRRAALDSDDEDL is encoded by the exons atgTCAGACCCAGAACTTGAAGCAATAAGGCAGCAACGATTAGCTCAGTTGCAATCTCAATATAAG CCTGGCAATGCAGAGAATAAACAAGCAATGGAAGAGAAAATGCAACAGATGCAAGAGATgagaaattctattctaacCCAAGTATTAGATCAGTCAGCCAGAGCAAGAT TAAATACATTATCTCTTGGAAAACCTGAAAAGGGTAAAATGGTAGAAGATATGTTATTAAGCATGGCACAGAGAGGTCAGTTACCTGGTAAACTTGGAGAGAAAGAACTTATTAATTTGCTTGAAAGTATAAATCAGCAGACACAACAGAGAACTGTTGTTAAG TTTGACAGGAGAAGAGCAGCATTGGATTCTGATGATGAAGATTTATAA